In Euphorbia lathyris chromosome 9, ddEupLath1.1, whole genome shotgun sequence, the following are encoded in one genomic region:
- the LOC136206336 gene encoding uncharacterized protein, which translates to MKRKAENLQEEEEEDKQSLLIHTCKVIEYLEPFMSRELLFKFPDNSAFDFDYSQSSIWSPLVPRLHSPMDLDLDLITPRKLTFGFGIQSDNCSNYKKKRSGSLKNLKLKKMMMKPPEFSPTPIKGGCALFATKGWNKVLKAASKHFKKKKKDPTLSNYLRI; encoded by the exons ATGAAAAGGAAAGCAGAaaatcttcaagaagaagaagaagaagataagcagAGTCTTCTAATCCATACTTGTAAAGTGATAGAATATTTGGAGCCATTTATGTCGCGCGAGCTTCTCTTCAAATTCCCCGATAATTCTGCTTTCGATTTCGATTACTCCCAGAGTTCAATATGGTCTCCGTTGGTTCCTCGTCTTCACAGCCCTATGGATCTGGATCTGGATCTGATTACACCGCGAAAACTCACTTTCGGATTTGGCATTCAATCGGATAACTGTAGTAATTATAAGAAGAAAAGGAGTGGTTCCCTCAAGAACCTGAaactgaagaagatgatgatgaaacCTCCTGAATTCTCTCCAACTCCGATCAAGGGCGGTTGTGCTCTGTTTGCTaccaag GGATGGAATAAGGTGTTAAAAGCAGCCTCAAAGCAtttcaagaagaaaaagaaagatccTACGCTCTCCAATTATTTGAGGATTTGA